A portion of the Pseudobacteroides sp. genome contains these proteins:
- a CDS encoding substrate-binding domain-containing protein has product MDKRLRIGVITKFTEGTYHGNLINGIYNCVKDMNAKLFVINTFMISRFSNEIKKVESYYNLAFEHVDGWIVLPEGASQSHINAITEKGKPMVFIGVNDGGKKSTLIKGDNIKGAKNAVEHLIMHGHRKVGFIGWMGSDDMKERFLGYKDTLLHNGIPFDENLVYFSQYAMPRDGKLAIEHWIKNKIEFTAIFTGNDSLAVGALKELNSHGISVPEDVAVIGYDNSYFAKNCNPGITTIDQNVYDLGFTSAKTLIDKIKNRDKSGKTVFIKSELVIRKSCGCKYAIDDSKDISIESAKKKDSIIKYLEEAILKNSDIGTKLLTTDINGIKKLFPFIVDDYSWECIGFWDDEKSERESIDIKALYDVSKNLENLDLSCSLDNFPPFDILENKKCMDNDDIIWIMPISSTTRNWGVMAYASPFKELSALTKYNISVVINTLLGIAMDRDVAKTELEATLETLKQTQKQLIHSEKIAALGGLVAGVAHEINTPVGVNVTAASYLKDKNNEIIKSIETGKIKKVDLKKYIETAMETIEILTINLDRASNLLKSFTQIASDQSIVEKRRFFIKDYINEVLLSLYPKIKSTSHKIIVNCDDNLVIYASPGGMSQVITNLVINSLFHGFENMKAGTIEISVTKEFNEIVIEYSDNGKGISENDIKKIYEPFFTTKRGKGGTGLGLNLVYNIITNEYSGNIKCKSTLGKGTTFIIKIPD; this is encoded by the coding sequence TTACTGAAGGAACATATCACGGTAATCTTATAAACGGTATTTATAACTGTGTCAAAGACATGAATGCTAAATTGTTTGTGATTAATACTTTTATGATAAGTCGTTTTTCTAATGAAATAAAGAAGGTTGAGAGCTATTATAATTTAGCTTTTGAACATGTAGACGGATGGATAGTGTTGCCTGAAGGTGCCAGCCAAAGTCATATAAATGCAATAACTGAGAAAGGCAAACCTATGGTATTTATAGGTGTTAATGATGGAGGAAAAAAAAGTACATTAATAAAGGGTGACAATATAAAAGGAGCAAAGAATGCTGTAGAACATCTTATTATGCACGGTCACAGGAAAGTTGGTTTTATAGGCTGGATGGGCAGTGACGATATGAAGGAGCGTTTTTTGGGTTATAAGGACACGCTACTTCATAACGGGATACCTTTTGATGAAAACCTTGTTTATTTTAGCCAATATGCAATGCCAAGGGATGGTAAACTGGCAATTGAGCATTGGATAAAAAATAAAATAGAGTTTACAGCAATATTTACAGGAAACGACAGCCTTGCAGTCGGTGCCCTCAAGGAACTTAACAGTCATGGGATATCGGTACCGGAAGATGTAGCAGTAATAGGTTATGACAACAGCTACTTCGCAAAAAACTGCAATCCGGGTATTACAACGATTGATCAGAATGTTTATGATCTAGGATTTACCTCTGCAAAAACATTGATTGATAAGATTAAAAACAGGGATAAAAGCGGAAAAACAGTATTTATAAAATCAGAACTGGTAATAAGAAAGTCTTGCGGATGTAAATATGCTATAGATGACAGCAAGGATATTTCAATAGAAAGTGCCAAAAAGAAAGATTCAATAATAAAGTACCTTGAGGAAGCAATATTAAAAAATTCTGATATCGGCACAAAACTGCTTACAACAGACATAAACGGTATTAAAAAACTATTTCCATTTATTGTGGATGACTATTCCTGGGAATGTATAGGATTTTGGGATGATGAAAAATCAGAGCGGGAAAGCATAGATATAAAAGCCCTGTACGATGTGTCAAAAAACCTGGAAAATTTGGACTTATCCTGTAGTCTTGATAATTTCCCGCCTTTTGATATCTTGGAAAACAAAAAATGCATGGACAATGATGATATAATTTGGATAATGCCAATCTCTTCAACAACAAGAAACTGGGGAGTAATGGCTTACGCAAGCCCGTTTAAGGAATTATCGGCACTTACAAAATATAATATTTCCGTTGTTATTAATACTCTTCTGGGCATTGCCATGGATCGTGATGTTGCAAAAACAGAACTGGAAGCTACATTGGAAACCCTTAAGCAAACACAAAAGCAATTAATCCATTCAGAAAAGATTGCTGCACTAGGTGGGCTTGTTGCAGGAGTAGCCCATGAAATCAATACTCCTGTAGGTGTCAATGTGACAGCAGCATCATATCTTAAAGATAAAAATAATGAAATAATCAAATCAATTGAGACCGGAAAGATTAAAAAAGTTGATCTAAAAAAATATATTGAAACTGCTATGGAAACAATTGAAATTCTTACAATTAACCTTGATAGGGCTTCAAACCTCTTGAAGAGTTTTACGCAAATAGCTTCAGATCAGTCAATTGTGGAAAAAAGACGATTTTTTATAAAGGATTACATAAATGAAGTATTACTAAGCTTGTACCCCAAAATAAAATCAACCAGTCACAAAATAATTGTAAATTGTGACGATAATCTGGTAATTTATGCTTCACCAGGAGGTATGTCCCAAGTTATTACGAACCTTGTTATAAATTCACTTTTCCATGGTTTTGAGAATATGAAAGCAGGTACTATTGAAATAAGTGTTACAAAAGAATTTAACGAAATTGTAATTGAATACAGCGACAATGGAAAAGGTATAAGTGAAAACGATATAAAGAAAATATATGAGCCGTTTTTTACAACTAAAAGAGGAAAAGGCGGTACCGGGTTGGGCCTAAATTTAGTTTACAATATTATAACTAATGAATATAGTGGGAATATAAAATGTAAAAGTACTCTTGGAAAAGGAACAACATTTATAATAAAAATACCTGACTAA